In Amaranthus tricolor cultivar Red isolate AtriRed21 chromosome 3, ASM2621246v1, whole genome shotgun sequence, a single window of DNA contains:
- the LOC130808702 gene encoding protein HOTHEAD-like, which translates to MNMESWKLILSLLGVMSLFFSYCYCDKAPNYTFMKLATLAPQVSYYDYIIIGGGTAGCALAATLSERAHVLVLERGGAPYGNKIVEEMSKFGANLDDESATSSAQPFVSEDGVVSSRARVLGGGSALNAGFYTRASTDYVAEAGWEGALVNESYTWVERKVAFKPPMLQFQSAFRDGLVEVGVKPYNGFTYDHIIGTKIGGTIFDHNGKRHTAADLLEYAHPNATVVYLFATVHKILFKTKGQYSKRPKAHGVIFRDSKGIKHKAYVKAGNMNEIILSAGSMGSPQLLMLSGIGPAAHLKELGLKVMVDQPMVGQGMTDNPMNAVIIPSPTPVEVSLIQAVGITDFGSYIEAASSANFANSIIHSLPTSYKTSQPSSNQDKHEKTRLINGKKEMINSDSGDETLYAGLILEKIMGPLSSGHLLLKTINPKDNPSVTFNYFKEKEDLIRCVKGMETIVKVINSKSFSKFRYPEIPVEDLLTTMLSLPLNRCQRPANDTGEFTTLEQFCKDTVMTIWHYHGGCQVGRVVDKDYKVYNVSGLRIVDGSTFYASPGTNPQATVMMLGRYMGRRILEERNAASKHAIGE; encoded by the exons AATCATGGAAGCTTATACTCTCTCTTCTTGGTGTCATGTCTTTATTCTtctcttattgttattgtgataaAG CTCCAAACTACACTTTTATGAAGCTAGCAACACTCGCACCACAAGTCTCATACTACGACTACATCATCATCGGTGGCGGCACAGCTGGTTGTGCTTTAGCAGCCACCCTCTCCGAAAGGGCTCACGTCCTCGTCCTAGAGCGAGGCGGAGCCCCATACGGAAACAAGATCGTCGAAGAAATGAGTAAATTCGGAGCCAACCTGGACGACGAATCCGCGACCTCTTCAGCCCAGCCCTTCGTGTCCGAGGATGGCGTAGTGAGCTCCCGCGCGCGCGTTCTAGGGGGCGGCTCAGCGTTGAATGCAGGATTTTACACTCGGGCGAGCACAGATTATGTTGCGGAGGCTGGTTGGGAAGGTGCGCTAGTGAATGAGTCATACACATGGGTTGAAAGAAAGGTGGCGTTTAAGCCTCCAATGTTGCAATTTCAATCAGCTTTTAGAGATGGATTGGTGGAAGTTGGTGTTAAGCCGTATAATGGGTTTACTTATGATCATATAATTGGTACTAAGATTGGGGGGACTATATTTGATCATAATGGGAAAAGGCATACTGCTGCTGATTTGTTGGAGTATGCACATCCTAATGCCACtgttgtttatttgtttgctaCAGTTCATAAGATACTCTTTAAAACCAAAG GACAATATTCGAAGAGACCCAAAGCACATGGAGTGATATTCAGGGACTCAAAGGGAATAAAACACAAAGCATATGTAAAAGCAGGGAATATGAATGAGATAATATTATCAGCAGGTTCAATGGGAAGCCCACAATTATTGATGTTAAGTGGAATTGGGCCTGCAGCCCATCTTAAGGAACTTGGGCTTAAAGTAATGGTGGATCAGCCAATGGTAGGCCAAGGAATGACTGATAATCCAATGAATGCTGTAATAATACCATCACCAACCCCTGTTGAAGTTTCCCTCATCCAAGCTGTTGGGATTACTGACTTTGGTAGTTACATTGAAGCTGCTAGTAGTGCTAACTTTGCCAATTCCATTATTCACTCTCTTCCAACATCTTATAAG ACTAGCCAACCCTCAAGCAACCAAGACAAACATGAAAAGACTCGACTAATAAATGGTAAAAAAGAAATGATAAACTCAGATTCAGGAGATGAAACCTTATATGCAGGCCTAATTCTTGAGAAAATCATGGGACCACTTTCTTCAGGGCACCTTTTACTTAAGACCATAAACCCTAAAGACAACCCTTCTGTAACATTCAATTACTTTAAGGAAAAGGAAGATCTTATAAGGTGTGTTAAAGGTATGGAAACCATAGTAAAGGTCATTAATTCTAAATCATTCTCGAAATTTCGATACCCGGAAATACCAGTGGAAGATCTCTTAACCACCATGCTCAGCCTCCCCTTAAATCGGTGCCAGAGACCGGCTAACGACACCGGGGAATTTACTACGCTTGAGCAGTTTTGTAAGGATACGGTAATGACAATATGGCATTACCATGGAGGTTGTCAAGTTGGTAGAGTGGTTGATAAAGATTATAAGGTTTATAATGTTAGTGGTTTAAGGATTGTTGATGGTTCTACTTTTTATGCTTCTCCTGGAACCAATCCTCAAGCTACTGTTATGATGCTTGGAAG ATACATGGGGCGAAGGATTTTGGAAGAGAGAAATGCAGCATCGAAGCATGCGATTGGTGAATAA
- the LOC130808432 gene encoding uncharacterized protein LOC130808432, with protein MKKRFLKKYFPASKSSTLKKKISNMEQNSDESFYEYWERFKRLCASCPYHGYHDEDLIMYFYNGLVNDDVRMINAASGGSILNNTLEAARALIEELAEGSKQFNKRSHDIRAIRENVTTESKVGKLEDQMQALTSMMREFMVKGKAQQVKSCSICSFNHPTDSCPQLQEEVNEEVSAIGFHNQGFQKRNDLFSNTYNPGWRDHPNLKYGNPLGNQQHHQQQSFFKPQQQSYPRPPHHGQGSSSNSNMSTEEMLNTLTQNMIQFQDETRSSIKNIERQMGQISGVVSKL; from the coding sequence ATGAAAAAGAGATTCCTTAAAAAATACTTTCCAGCTTCGAAATCATCCActctaaagaaaaaaattagcaACATGGAACAAAATAGTGATGAATCATTTTATGAGTATTGGGAAAGATTTAAAAGGTTGTGTGCGAGCTGTCCCTATCATGGGTACCACGATGAAGATCTCATTATGTATTTTTACAATGGGCTTGTCAATGATGATGTAAGAATGATAAATGCAGCTAGTGGAGGTTCCATTCTCAATAACACACTGGAAGCTGCAAGGGCATTGATTGAAGAACTGGCTGAAGGTTCTAAGCAATTCAACAAGAGATCCCACGATATAAGAGCAATTAGAGAAAATGTTACCACTGAGTCTAAAGTTGGCAAACTAGAAGATCAAATGCAAGCATTAACATCAATGATGAGAGAATTCATGGTTAAGGGAAAAGCACAACAAGTGAAGTCATGCAGCATTTGCTCTTTTAATCATCCTACAGATTCTTGCCCTCAGTTACAAGAAGAAGTTAATGAAGAAGTTAGTGCAATTGGTTTTCACAACCAAGGGTTTCAGAAAAGAAATGATCTGTTTTCCAATACATACAATCCAGGGTGGAGAGACCATCCAAATCTCAAGTATGGGAATCCATTAGGGAATCAacaacatcatcaacaacaatcatTCTTCAAGCCACAACAACAATCTTATCCTAGACCCCCACATCACGGTCAAGGATCAAGTTCGAATTCCAATATGTCCACCGAAGAAATGTTGAATACTCTAACACAGAACATGATTCAATTTCAAGATGAGACTCGTTCTAGCATCAAGAACATTGAAAGACAAATGGGTCAAATCTCAGGAGTAGTTAGCAAATTATAG
- the LOC130808433 gene encoding protein ALP1-like produces the protein MIPSQLAVIRRRKKRQIELLLLFMVVNNVFTIMYLVMCMMGVIIYEIERPRYSKSEKKHLRQKHLDALIKDSDIVCKSELHVNRKTFYVLCEMVRDVGGLNGTRNMSLEEIVAMFLYTLAHHLKNRTIRSHFFRSGESVNRNFYRCLLAVLKLHTHLLKKPTPITEDCEVDRWKCFKNCLGALDGTHISVHVSSEDRARYRTRKGSIAMNVLGVCNPNLEFIYVQPSWEGSAHDGRVLRDAITRPNVLKVPQGSYYLVDAGYTNCEGFLAPYRGHRYHLKEWGDRQPISAEEYFNMKHSKARNVIERCFGLLKGRWGILRTPSFFPIRTHGRILQACVLLHNLIRKHMPTDYTMYWDSDSEEGESDYEGLDDEVELITQIATTDAWTTYRNNLAQNMFNNWRLRHRSQT, from the exons atgatTCCATCTCAATTAGCCGTAAtaagaagaaggaagaagagacaAATTGAATTACTACTACTTTTCATGGTTGTTAACAATGTCTTTACAATCATGTACTTGGTGATGTGTATGATGGGTgtaattatttatgaaattgaACGACCACGTTATAGCAAAAGTGAGAAGAAACACCTTAGACAAAAGCACTTGGATGCACTAATCAAGGATAGTGATATAGTCTGCAAAAGTGAACTTCATGTGAATAGAAAAACCTTTTATGTCCTTTGTGAGATGGTCAGAGATGTCGGTGGTTTAAATGGCACTCGAAATATGTCTTTGGAGGAAATTGTAGCTATGTTCTTGTACACTTTGGCACATCATTTGAAAAATAGGAcaattagaagtcatttctttcgaAGTGGAGAAAGTGTTAATAGAAACTTCTACCGATGTCTTCTTGCCGTGTTAAAACTACATACGCACTTGCTAAAAAAGCCGACACCTATAACAGAAGATTGTGAAGTGGATAGATGGAAATGTTTTAAG aattgtTTAGGAGCCTTAGATGGCACTCATATTAGTGTTCATGTGTCAAGTGAGGATAGAGCAAGATATCGGACAAGGAAAGGTTCTATTGCTATGAATGTGTTAGGTGTATGTAACCCTAATTTGGAGTTCATATATGTTCAACCTAGTTGGGAAGGATCCGCTCATGATGGTCGTGTCCTTCGAGATGCTATTACTAGGCCTAATGTTTTAAAAGTGCCACAAG GTTCCTACTATTTGGTAGATGCAGGATACACGAATTGTGAAGGGTTTTTAGCACCATATAGAGGTCATCGATATCACCTTAAAGAGTGGGGGGACCGACAACCAATTAGTGCGGAAGAGTACTTCAACATGAAACATTCTAAGGCAAGGAATGTTATTGAGAGATGTTTTGGACTATTAAAAGGAAGGTGGGGTATTCTTAGGACCCCATCCTTCTTTCCAATACGTACTCATGGGCGTATACTTCAAGCATGTGTACTATTACACAATCTTATTCGAAAACATATGCCAACAGATTACACAATGTATTGGGATTCCGATAGTGAAGAAGGTGAAAGTGATTATGAGGGCCTAGATGATGAAGTTGAGTTGATTACTCAAATAGCTACTACGGATGCTTGGACTACTTATCGGAATAACTTAGCACAAAATATGTTTAATAATTGGAGACTTAGGCATCGTAGCCAAACATAA